aatcgtgcccaatttaaacggcctcgtactcaattcttgctcgtacaatatgcatattattattactattggatagaaaacactctctagtttctaaaaccgtttgaattttgtctgtgggtaaaacagaactcatttgccagcacactttctgaccaggaagtggaaagtctgaattcgatgctctgttcaaggacctgcctgtaaatgggcatgatacgtatgactatacgtgcacgtcatacaccttcccagagatgtcaagaggaagtgagagaagaaattagttgattatcttggtctgagatggaatgaatcctcttggaatgaagTGTCCTCCATTTTCggttttctggaaggcgcgtggagggacctgtaattgccttcagaaaagctgtcgttataggcgaatactatctccggctttgattttatttgatacatgtcacaatatcatcgtaaagtatgttttttcaatatagttttattagattattgaaattttttcgggacgttaggcgtgttgctttgtctgcatatgttcaggaaggatagcttcgcgccacttggccagtgtgcttgctaattcaagagggaaaaacgactttctaataccaaacaaagacggttctggacaaaggaccccttgtacaacattctgatggaagatcaccaaaagtaggattttgggatgctatttcatatatctgtcgaactgtgtactagtagctttgcgctcaggttttgggcaTTCCCTTACcgtaactaagtcttatgtcgtaatgaagatatttttagaattctaacactgcgatttcaTTAGGAAATAGtgaatctatcgtttcctatacaacatgtatttttttgtaatgtttattaatagctatttggtcagaataggtgagagtctaatagaaatatctgcacattctgggaaaaagatgctacgttagcacattgtataaccactgatttcagctctaaatatgcacattttcgaacaaaacataagtgtatgtataacctgatgttataggactgtcatctgaggaaggtttatgaaggttagtgaaatgtaatatcttttgctggtttattcgctaacgctaacgtgcctattgctatcgctaacgtgccttgatgaatgaatgcggtagtgtggtaggctattgtagtaagctaatataatgctatattgtgttttcgctgtaaaacacttaaaaaatcggaaatattgtctggattcacaagatgtttgtctttaatttgctgtacaccatcgatttttcagaaatgttttatgatgagtatttaggtaattcacgttggtctctataattactctggctgcttcggtgctatttttgacggtagctgtgatggtagctgcaatgtaaaactgatttatacctcaaatatgcacattttccgaacaaaacatcgatttattgtgtaacatgttataggactgtcatctgatgaagttgtttctaggttagtttggttggatcttggttagttatgttggttttgtgcatgctacctgtgctgtgaaaaatgtgtctttttttgtatttggtggtgagctaacataaatatacgtggtgttttcgctgtaaaacatttaaaaaatcggacatgttggctggattcacaagatgtgtatctttcatttgctgtattggacttgttaatgtgtgaaagttaaatgtttctaaaaaatattttttgaatttcgcgctctgccttttcagtggaatgtgggaggaatCCTGCTAACGGAACCCCTGGGCCAGacaggttaagaacaaattcttattttcaatgacagcctaggaacagtgttaactgccttgtacaggggcagaatgacagatttgtaccatgtcagctaggggatttgaacctgcaacctttcagttactagcccaatgctctaaccactaggctacgctgcaaCATTGAATCTAGAATTCTGGTCTTTTGATGATGAAGCACAATAGCTTCCATTTAGAATAATGGCACATTAATGCCTAGTCTGGCATGCCTAGTTGGGGCTGAATTCATACTACGGCTGTAGTTGTGATGCATATCTTACTGATATTGTCAATGTTACATCAGGATAGGCAATATGTTTGGAAAAGGGAAAGTGACTATACTTTTAACATGAATTTGTCGCGTATCTTCCCATTTTAACACAGGCAATAAATCATATTTTAAGGTCCAGTATACCCCTGTTAAAGCGGCAGCCAAACCGTCCACAATAGAATATTCCATTTTTTCTCAGTGAACCTCTAAAAAAGATAAAGATCTCACCCACTACATTTCATGAGAGCAAGATCACACAATGTAATAGAACAACAAAAGTGGGTGGCTGCTATCTTGGATTTTATGGAAGTATATTTTTTCAGAGTAGCCAACTCAGCACAATCCTAGTCATTACCCACCTTTTGTTCTCCATGTTGTCCCTGATGAGTCTTTTCTCTCAAGCCCTTCTCTGGTTTGGAAAAGGATGGGGCTAAAATCTCTGGATGGGGCTTTCGGGAAATAATACATCCACAAAAACAGTGGTTACACTAGAGCCGCAcagttacagtatatattttaTTGTAATTCACTTTACATAATTTTGGTTGAAAATTTACATACAGATGTAGGGTCTTAATTTGATAaatcttttgttgctgagaattttcctgcaaagGAGCTTCCTGATTGaaataaattcactgaaaacccacaccAACACTATTAATAGAATTGCACTTTTCATAAAGCCTCCTTTTGgtcagctaatagcctaaccaacgatcaagcaacattatggactaaatataaaatcctgttgctgcaggattattttgctgtggcATTATAGGACAAATTAAGATGCTACATCTGTACACAACATGCTGAAAATCAACCTTATTTAACCGTAAACAGAGACATTTAGCTTTGACCTTGAAATGAAACATATCATATTACAGGAACATGATCAGCATGACCACTGAGGATAGAAATCATGTAAATGTGTCTATTACCCTTTCTGCCTCCTCCTTATTGACAATGCGTTCACCTAACACCTCGGGTGGGCCTGGAATTAAGGGAGAGATATAGTACTTTAATAAGGGCAGAATCTCAGATGCAGAAGGGAGATGCAGAAAGATCAGATACAGTAAAACATTTGTATGTGTATGAAATGTATAATCCACCTCCGTTATATCACCCACACACCCAGTTAAACACATACTCGTGAAGACTACAGTTATATAATGAAGACACATGTTTGATATATTTCCATTACTGTGTCAACTTGAATATTTTTCTGAGTTTGACATTTAGAACATGTACATTTAAGTCATTGATCAGACGTGAAGTGTAAGGGCAATGAAAGGAACTGGTATGAAGagctttaaagtaactgtccagtgaaaatctgaCTTTTAAAAGTTCACATTCTAAAAACTTGGGGGACAAAAGGAGGGTTTAAGATGTTCAGAGCAGCTTCACTCCGGTGTAGAATGTATGTTATTGAATCTCAatagtgtttccattattttggaagTTACATGTATGTTACCGCATTACATCTTAATGTAATAATGTGAAAAAAACTGCAGATAATAGTTTTTTTAAATACTTACATTTTCCCTCCCAAATGTTTAATTATGTCCCTAATATGGTAATTAATTATCAGTCATATTTAATAGAAAACATATTTAATAGAAAAAGTCATGCTGTAATGTAAAGTGCTACTGATTCCTCCAAATTTAACCAACCAAAACATACCATATATCTACCATATCTGATCTCATAATAATTCCCTTTGGAAACTGAATAGCTCAAGGGATTTACAGTTTATCTGAATTCACCTTTGATTTCACCTTTtttttacctaggcaagtcagttaagaacaaattcctatttacaatgacggcctaggaacagtgggttaaccaccttggtcaggggcagaacgacagatttttaccttgtcaggtcgaggattcaatctagcaaccttttggttactggccaaatgctctaaccactaggctacctgtcgcctatGGTGCAAGGACACCTAATAATTAGGCTGAAACAGTGCACCCATGTAAAACATTTGTAAAACCTTTTTAATAGTTTAGAAATTCTTATTAATACTTAAGGGTAAGTTAACACCATAGAGATTGAAAGAGGttttcatctttgtatctgtgccattatggcGTGTGTGACAGCATGACCAGCTCCATTGAGGCCATcttcattttaaagtagtcacttttcttcttctttggtgTTTGTAAAGGTGAAAGCTAATATTGGTCATTTAAAGCCACCTGCATTGCTGGAGTCCTGAACCAAATCTTGTGTGTCCTTCATTTGTGGCCACTAGATTATGGTAATATAGCCATTTAAGAAACATAGCACTGTATTTGAAGAAGAACACAATGCTCTGATCATTGGCTCAACATTCCCAACCGATCGCGTTTGcgggagactgcattcacggtaaacactgcatatgtcagCTCAAACAGAAATTAccatagagaaagatagaggcctctagtggccaatgGAAATTACCATAGAGAATGGCCGTATTTGCATGGGCAGCACAATTGAGGACTTCCACCATTTCATGTactcaactgggtgggacttccaacttcattggctaaTCCCTCCTGGTGCCCCTGTTGAAGTCATAAAATCCATGTCCCTGGAGCTTATGCTAAGTTGAGGGGAATCATTTGGGGTCACACTATCCATGTCCAAGAAAATGTGAAGGGAGGCCAAAATGTTGATCAGTAGGAAAGAGGGTCAAAGAAATGAAAGCTTATCAGTGCTGCTTGGGTTTGAGAAGGTTTTGCCTGAAAAAGTAATTGCGGGGGAAACGCAGTGCAgaatttggtggatgccaggggCAGAGAGACGCTAGAGGCACAGAGATATAAAATCAGAAGTTAGTAggtgtttgttttttattttattttattagtagTACAGATTAGGCAAACCATGATTGATGTtacactccagcacagtaggtggcagcattcACCTTAAACATTTGTTTAACAAGGACCACCAttataccatagaagaagaagaagaagaagaatcagaagaagaagaagaagcagaagaagagtaggcaggtttccattgacccaggtttattcAACAATAGCAAtgtcacaaacaacaacaacaacattgtgACGTGTCATGGAAACGACAGCTCTAGATATGTTCTAAAGATTGACAAAATTTTGTATCCGTTTGAAAGGGGcggattttttttctttctttgtggCAAAAAATTATTATGGAAACTATTTTTTGAAAAAATGATGATTGCCGAATGATTTTGAAGGTACGGGGtatgtgatgtcatcatgtaacTATAAAGCTCCACTCCAATTTTAATTCTAAATGCCTACTGCTTTCTAAATCTATTCTTCAACTATAAAAATAATGTTTCTTTGCAGGACAAGGGTTGTATTGACTTGCAAGAATGCTTGAATTGCTTCgccttgcttttctggttggctggaTGCAAGTTTCAGATCTAGGCTACAGGAGTGCAAGTTTCACCATGGCATGCACCTTGGCGATACGTTGTCACTTgagaattattagaatatggcaaatattagtCAATTCTTGCATTCCATCCATGCATGCTTttgcaggctacctgagacatgaaacagataggtgggagagCATACAGGCTGTCACCAATTTATAAATGTGAAATTACCCTAAATGGataatggaaatacatttgactctagtttttttttgtaatgtttttttgtgtgacaTCATTACGTCTAACTGTTTTTATCGACACAATTCAGTTCAGTGGAAACACACCGTAGCAGTCAATTGTCACATCTATTTTCTATGTTAACTTTctaactagctaggtttccatccaattggcaacagattttcatccGAATATCCTAAAATCAGCATAAAAGCATTACAATTACTTTTGCTGTTATATTCCCATTTAATGAATAAAAGagacaagttaaatgggtttccatcacattttctacTCTAgtaatggttttgtcacaaaacaaatTGCGCTATATAGCGAATGTGCCCAATATGATATTagcacgtgcgctctagccagCAGCTCGCAGTGGCAAATTAGGGGAaagggggaaggggaaagggggatacctagtcagttgtacaattgaatgcattcaactgaaatgtgtcttccgcatttaacccaacccctctgaatcagagaggtgcagaggGCTGCCTTTATCGATATCCACGTCTTTGGCACCCAGGGAACAATGggttgctcaggggcagaacgacatatttttaccttaaATTAGTTAAATAGTTCAAATGTATGGCAAATTAGTTAAtagtagtgatggggaaacaaagCTTCATAAAGCATTAAGGCTTTCCAGACTATTGTGTCAAATAGGTTCTTTACTCGATGCTTTGATCAACAGTGTACACTAGTGGCACCTGCTGGTCAAAAGAATTTAGAGCAgccaaattattatagatgacgtctcacACACCGTATTGCATGGGCAGCATAACCTTTTTGATCTTCTGTTCAACCAACCAGGTGGTCATTCGACGAAACAAAGCTACGAacgtcattgatcacgtgcttctgataaagtgatacaggcatcGGCACACTGCTTAGCGATTTCGACGCATGCCTCGGAGCTCCGGTATCAAACGTAACATTACTAGTCAATAGACCaataagagttccaaacctctctgccaatagcagctagttttcagttttcccctccccactctaaccactaccaGAAAGTCCtcgcaaaattcttgcttgagaaattgctctttgctaagaagcaatttaaaaataataataataactgaattgaattgaaaacaatcacagtaaggcacctaattgttacccagaaatgatttgaaatTGAGATAGAAATGGCTGCATTGTACCCTGTAAATCGGTTTGTCTTTGTTGCTTTAAAGAGCTTGGCATTTAGCTGAACTTTGGTGGTGAAACCAAGTTTGCAATGTAAATCACTTTGGCATTATTTAGACAGGCAGACCAATGTTGATGTTTTTTCACTAATtgctcttttgaccaatcagatcagctctgaaaaagagctgatgtgaaaagatctgatgtgattggtcaaaagattaatatgtgtaaaaaaatatctaaatatcTAATATCTGTCTAATCACTGCCTTTGAAGCTAAGTTTGCTGTGCTTTACTTGAGTGATTTGCTGTgccttcacatactaactatTGAGTGGTTTTGGTCTCCTGCTCTATCAAAGTCCTGCAAAGCTGACGCCGCCATTTTGTGTATTGCATTCTGAGAGCAGTCTTGCCCGAGCCTTATTGTATGCATTTCCATCTATTATAGTAATAAAAGTAGATACATTTTTGTATCTGTGTGGTGTGTCCATGATCCAGTACCCAGTTCAGGTCTCTATTGGCACTGCCCTATCCAGAACCTGTCTGTTACGCCATTTTTTATAAACAATataaattgtaaacaaacactttagCCTCAAAACACAGTTAAAACTACAATTTTGATATCATGAATGGTCAATCCTTTCACACAAAGCAGTCCCATCCCTCAGTCTTTGACATAAACAGTGATGGGGTGGCCCTtcgttattgtttgaactgcagattgcccctttaacaacTTTGACAAATGTCAATAACTTTGGTGAGTCATTTGTTTTTTATTAACAATGAAACCGcatgctgaaacagtaaaggTTTGAACATACCTTCAACTAAAATCAGTCTCTGGTTGTGTTCTTCGTCTGGTACCTGGTATCAGAATAGAACAAGAATCAGTAAGAAAATGGAACTTGCACATAGTTTACATGACAAGTTTTCATTCGAAAACACTGACTTTGCAAGCAAAACTATAGAAAATCTGATAATGTGACAACACGAGACCAGCATATTTCAAGAGAACAAAACGTACCTTTCTTCCTGCTTGTTTAATCTCATCATAGTCTGTATCATGTCCTTTGTGTTCTGTTACTACACACAGACTGCAGATCAGCTTCTGGTCTGTCCTGCAGAACACCTCCAGAGCTCTGTGGTGTTCCTGACAGAGTCTCTGCTGCAGGTCTTCTTTATACAGGGTGTCTCCTCTATACAGGGTGTCTCCTCTATACTGGGAGTTTCCTCTATACAGGGAGTCTCCTCTATACAGGGCGTCTCCTCTATACAGGGGGTCTCCTCTATACAGGGAGTCTCCTCTATACAGGGAGTCTCCTCTATACAGGGAGTCTCCACTATACAAGATGTCTCCTCTATGCAGGGGGTCTCCTCTATATAGGGGGTCTCCTCTATGCAGGGTGTCTCCTCTATACAGGGTACAGGGCGTCTCCTCTATATAGGGCGTCTCCTCTATACAGGGGGTCTCCTCTATACAGGGAGTCTCCTCTATACAGGGAGTCTTCTCTATACAGGGGGTCTCCTCTATACAGGGCGTCTCCTCTATACAGGGAGTCTCCTCTATACAGGGCGTCTCCTCTATACAGGGAGTCTTCTCTATACAGGGGGTCTCCTCTATATAGGGGGTCTCCTCTATACAGGGTGTCTCTGAACAGGTCTCCAGTCACATCCACCAGGGTGTGTCTCTGTAGTTTAGGTAGTGTGTAGTGCTTCCTAACGTGGGTCTCACAGTAGGACTGATTGCAGGTCTGACAGGACTTCACAGCTTTGACCTCACATACATCACAGACCACCACTCCTCGTCGGATGCTGTTCAGTGGAAGATGAAGAAACAACACAATGACATAAAAGAAAAAGCTTTTTACAAAATAATGAAATGATAAGTATTAAATGAGTAGTAGCCATATCACAACATAATATTCAGATTGTTTTATTAGTCATCCTCACAACTACTGGATAAGAATGTGGAAGAGCACAGTGTATGATCTCACTCTTCTTGTTGAGTAGAGGTCTCCTCCTTGAAAGAGACAGGAGGATCTATTGACTGGTGAGTCTTCTCTGATACACAACTCTGAGTTGGTGACTCTGCTCTCTCCAGATGAATCCTATAAGTTACACTAATGCAAAACGTTGAGGGGTGGAAGTCAGACATTAATAAAATATATTGTCAAATACTTAAAATGTTTAAGCTGCCTGCACTTTATTCAGTTTGTCCCAtataatggaaccaatggaatagttctAAAAGTGCTAACGCCATGGTAACTCAACTACACCTTGTATCATTGTTATTAGACCTACCATAAGTCTGGTGGAAAAGTCAACAAATTAATTCATATTGAGATCAACATTTATAAAGTTCTATAATAAATGTCATACCCCTCTTTTTTAGTAAAGTCTCCTTCCTTGAAAGAATTAGGTGTATCCATAGATTGGTGAGTCTTCATTGATAGGTAACTGCGGGCTGGTGACTCTGCTCTCTCCATATGGACCCTGCAAacagtaaaatactgtatatTCAATCAAACTGACAGGAAACATATGTGATGTCTATGTTATACACATGGGTCATACAACACTGCACGTGTTGTATTGGTTTACCGTTCATAACAGATAGTATATTATATAATAAGTAATCAATTACTAAGTAGGATTATATTTTTACTAATTAAGGAATTACTAAATGTATTTCAGTATAAAGCATTTTAATTTATTCCCAATTCTTCTCTGTTATTCTATTACAACAATTGAAAAAAACATTGAACTGCGACTTAAGTGTGAATTGTGAGGTAATCAAGAAAATAAGATACACAACAAATTAGAATTAGAACACCTTAGTTCTCCGTCAGTCTCCAGTGTTCTAGTGGACTCCCAGCTGGGTGTAGGAAAGTCTGCTTTATACACATGGACACTGTGAACAGAGTAGATTTAAGCTTTAGCTTCTGAGAACTTCCTGATAGTGATATGGGGAACACTGAGTACTAGTTTGATGGAAATGAAATACTGCAGTGTTTAGGCATACTGAAGGGGTTAAAAGGGGGGAAACTGAGTTCCACCATTTTATCACTGGAGACTGCATACAGTTGAAATTGAAACCTACAAAATTAAAATGTAATCTATTACTAAACCTTGCTTATAATTCCAGTAATTACTATATAATCAACTGTCATCCTGATAACTGCAATGGAAACAGACATCATGAGAATTGCTACACATGATATTAGACACACCCACCTCTTCATATCAGGGTCCATGGTCTCATCAAGATCCTTATGTCTTTTTTTAGTGATGGCTCCACTCTCAGCCACCTGATGATAACTCATTATAACTCTCAGAGAGGACTCACAATCCTGAAGAGGACTGGTATGGTCCCATATCAATCTGTAAATCAGAAGACTAAATTCCAAATATTGACAAAACCTTTTAAACTCAAAAATACTGCTTCACTGCTCTGGGTGTTTATGTTGGTGTTTGTAGCCTAAACAAATCAGTGATAAATGCATTGGTAAAAACTACAATACACTGTAATGTTCCTCTTCCTGTTGTATTATCTTATAATTATAAGGGACAGATTGAAATGCACAGAATGGTTACCTAGGGGAAATGATGGAGAgtaatgctttttcaatttcagtcaaagGGAGGTTTAgtattttcaaatattttttatttattttatttcacctttatataaccaggtaggcaagttgagaacaagttctcatttacaaccccgacctggccaagataaagcaaagcagtgcaacacaaacaacagagttagttacacatggaataaacaaacatacagtcaacaatACAATGGAAAAAGTATATAtagagtgtgtgcaaatgaggtaagataagggaggtaaggcaataaataggccatagtggtgaagtaataacaatatagcaattaaacactggagtgatagatgtgcagaagatgaatgtgcaagtagagatactggggtgcaaaggagaaaaataaatacataaataacagtatggggatgaggtagttggatgggctatttacagatgggttatgtacaggcgcagtaatctgtg
This genomic interval from Salvelinus alpinus chromosome 6, SLU_Salpinus.1, whole genome shotgun sequence contains the following:
- the LOC139579765 gene encoding tripartite motif-containing protein 16-like, translating into MSYHQVAESGAITKKRHKDLDETMDPDMKSVHVYKADFPTPSWESTRTLETDGELRVHMERAESPARSYLSMKTHQSMDTPNSFKEGDFTKKEGVTYRIHLERAESPTQSCVSEKTHQSIDPPVSFKEETSTQQEDIRRGVVVCDVCEVKAVKSCQTCNQSYCETHVRKHYTLPKLQRHTLVDVTGDLFRDTLYRGDPLYRGDPLYREDSLYRGDALYRGDSLYRGDALYRGDPLYREDSLYRGDSLYRGDPLYRGDALYRGDALYPV